A window from Streptomyces sp. NBC_00271 encodes these proteins:
- a CDS encoding ABC transporter substrate-binding protein → MPPLSPSSSPSASGVDRRLFLSSLLGVAAAAGLSGCAGASAADSKSKGSLSAPLSAKVPSGTSLKIASYQNVQQLQFKLAGLTDLPFTVSSWVNIGAGPDVINAFRAKSLDLANNAGIPPIQAHYQGYDAKIVAINVTRKPNYLFATKPGSDIRTVADFKGKKLAFSQGQAQGVVLLRALKQAGIKYDDVDLVPLTSNQFLTALQAGQVDIAPLANQQAPAYLKQYGSKGAHTITTDVVDLLNLLWAPTSVLADPAKAAAVAAYIPRWAQGQVWAYEHPDAWNEEFYVKTQNLTLAQARSITELANKPLFPPSWDEAVKWEQETADLLAEGGFVKAFKVGSLFDRRFEGIAAKAVPAEYRK, encoded by the coding sequence ATGCCACCACTGTCTCCTTCGTCGTCCCCTTCCGCGTCCGGTGTGGACCGGCGGCTGTTCCTGTCCTCCCTGCTCGGCGTGGCCGCCGCGGCCGGACTGAGCGGTTGCGCGGGGGCCAGTGCCGCCGACAGCAAGTCCAAGGGGTCCCTGTCCGCCCCGCTGTCCGCCAAGGTCCCCTCCGGTACGAGCCTCAAGATCGCCTCGTACCAGAACGTCCAGCAGCTCCAGTTCAAGCTCGCGGGCCTCACCGACCTGCCGTTCACCGTCTCCAGCTGGGTGAACATCGGCGCCGGCCCCGATGTCATCAACGCCTTCCGCGCCAAGTCCCTCGACCTCGCCAACAACGCGGGCATCCCGCCCATCCAGGCGCACTACCAGGGCTACGACGCCAAGATCGTCGCGATCAACGTCACCCGCAAGCCCAACTACCTCTTCGCGACCAAGCCCGGCAGCGACATCCGCACCGTCGCGGACTTCAAGGGCAAGAAGCTGGCGTTCTCCCAGGGGCAGGCGCAGGGGGTCGTACTGCTGCGCGCCCTGAAGCAGGCCGGGATCAAGTACGACGACGTCGACCTGGTGCCGCTGACCAGCAACCAGTTCCTCACCGCGCTCCAGGCGGGCCAGGTGGACATCGCCCCGCTCGCCAACCAGCAGGCCCCGGCCTACCTCAAGCAGTACGGGTCCAAGGGCGCCCACACCATCACCACCGATGTCGTGGACCTGCTCAACCTGCTGTGGGCGCCCACCTCCGTGCTGGCCGACCCGGCGAAGGCTGCGGCCGTCGCCGCGTACATCCCTCGCTGGGCGCAGGGGCAGGTGTGGGCGTACGAGCACCCGGACGCCTGGAACGAGGAGTTCTACGTCAAGACGCAGAACCTCACGCTCGCACAGGCCCGGTCGATCACGGAGCTCGCCAACAAGCCGCTGTTCCCGCCGAGCTGGGACGAGGCGGTGAAGTGGGAGCAGGAGACCGCCGATCTGCTGGCCGAGGGCGGCTTCGTGAAGGCTTTCAAGGTCGGCTCGCTCTTCGACCGGCGCTTCGAGGGCATCGCGGCGAAGGCCGTCCCGGCGGAGTACCGGAAGTGA
- a CDS encoding TauD/TfdA dioxygenase family protein, protein MSIEISKVTANIGARVSGVDISKPLDEEQVTAIREALNVHKALAFDDVHLDDEGQQAFARHFGDLTTAHPTVAAVDGAPNVLPVDSERGRANHWHTDVTFVLNPPQASTLRSITVPPYGGETLIASSAAAYRDLPAPLRALADTLWAEHTNDYDYAVPDEQIDEEQAAQRAQFTSIKFRTAHPVVRVHPLTGERGLFIGGFAQRIVGLSVGESRKLLDLFQSYVTRPENILRWRWSPNQLVLFDNRITQHYAIDNYDGRPRRLHRVTVAGDVPVGIEGKESYSIEGDASHYTSVAG, encoded by the coding sequence ATGTCCATCGAGATCAGCAAGGTCACCGCGAACATAGGCGCCCGGGTCTCCGGCGTAGACATCTCCAAGCCGCTCGACGAGGAACAGGTCACCGCGATCCGCGAGGCTCTCAACGTCCACAAGGCCCTGGCCTTCGACGACGTGCACCTCGACGACGAGGGCCAGCAGGCCTTCGCCCGCCACTTCGGCGACCTCACCACCGCCCACCCGACGGTGGCCGCCGTCGACGGCGCCCCGAACGTGCTCCCCGTCGACAGCGAGCGCGGGCGCGCCAACCACTGGCACACCGACGTGACCTTCGTCCTCAACCCGCCCCAGGCCAGCACCCTGCGCAGCATCACGGTCCCGCCGTACGGCGGCGAGACCCTGATCGCCAGTTCGGCGGCCGCCTACCGGGACCTGCCCGCCCCGCTGCGCGCGCTCGCCGACACCCTGTGGGCCGAGCACACCAACGACTACGACTACGCGGTGCCCGACGAGCAGATCGACGAGGAACAGGCCGCCCAGCGCGCCCAGTTCACGTCCATCAAGTTCCGTACCGCCCATCCCGTCGTCCGGGTCCACCCGCTGACCGGTGAGCGCGGGCTGTTCATCGGCGGGTTCGCGCAGCGGATCGTCGGGCTGTCGGTGGGCGAGTCCCGCAAGCTGCTCGACCTGTTCCAGTCGTACGTCACCCGGCCGGAGAACATCCTGCGCTGGCGCTGGTCCCCGAACCAGCTGGTCCTGTTCGACAACCGGATCACCCAGCACTACGCGATCGACAACTACGACGGCCGGCCGCGCCGCCTGCACCGGGTGACCGTCGCCGGTGACGTGCCGGTCGGCATCGAGGGCAAGGAGAGCTACTCGATCGAGGGCGACGCCTCGCACTACACGTCCGTGGCCGGGTAA
- a CDS encoding LLM class flavin-dependent oxidoreductase yields the protein MTRRLHLNAFLMNTGHHEASWRLPESDPYAHVELAHYVELARIAERGTFDSLFLADGPQLWSNLAQRPAGALEPLTLLTALATATEHIGLIATASTSYNSPYNLARKFASLDIISGGRAGWNIVTTAGAEAARNFGLDAEPAHAERYARAAEFLDVSLKLWDSWEDDAIVADKAAGVWGDDAKIHPPRHQGTYFSVEGALNVPRSPQGYPLLVQAGSSEDGKTFAARYAEAVFTAQQTLADAQAFYADLKSRTAAAGRDPEHIKVLPGIVPVLGSTEAEARANEQVLEDHIVYTHGVARLEHLLQLDAGTLELDAQLPADLPPEDVIEGAKSRYTLVVELARRERLTVRQLIGRLGGGRGHLTFAGTPEQVADAIEEWFTRGAADGFNIMPAVLPSGLGLFVDHVVPILRARGLLRTEYGLRRTLRERYGLPRPANQYLTPALATV from the coding sequence ATGACCCGCCGACTCCACCTCAACGCCTTCCTGATGAACACCGGCCATCACGAGGCGTCGTGGCGGCTGCCGGAGAGCGACCCGTACGCCCACGTCGAACTCGCCCACTACGTCGAGCTGGCCCGGATCGCCGAGCGCGGCACCTTCGACTCCCTCTTCCTGGCCGACGGACCCCAGTTGTGGAGCAACCTGGCCCAACGCCCGGCCGGCGCACTGGAACCGCTCACCCTGCTCACCGCACTGGCGACGGCCACCGAGCACATCGGCCTGATCGCCACGGCGTCCACGTCCTACAACTCCCCCTACAACCTGGCCCGCAAGTTCGCCTCTCTCGACATCATCAGCGGCGGTCGGGCGGGCTGGAACATCGTCACCACGGCCGGTGCGGAGGCCGCCCGCAACTTCGGCCTCGACGCCGAGCCCGCGCACGCCGAACGGTACGCGCGCGCCGCCGAGTTCCTGGACGTCTCGCTCAAGCTCTGGGACAGCTGGGAGGACGACGCGATCGTCGCCGACAAGGCGGCCGGCGTGTGGGGCGACGACGCCAAGATCCACCCGCCGCGCCACCAGGGCACGTACTTCAGTGTCGAGGGCGCCCTGAACGTGCCCCGCTCGCCGCAGGGGTACCCGCTGCTCGTACAGGCGGGGTCGAGCGAGGACGGCAAGACGTTCGCGGCGCGCTACGCGGAGGCGGTGTTCACCGCGCAGCAGACCCTCGCCGACGCCCAGGCCTTCTACGCGGACCTCAAGTCCCGGACGGCGGCGGCCGGTCGGGACCCCGAGCACATCAAGGTGCTGCCCGGCATCGTCCCGGTGCTCGGCTCGACGGAGGCCGAGGCGCGGGCGAACGAACAGGTCCTGGAGGACCACATCGTGTACACGCACGGCGTGGCCCGTCTGGAGCACCTGCTGCAACTGGATGCCGGAACGCTGGAGTTGGACGCCCAGCTCCCCGCGGACCTGCCGCCCGAGGACGTCATCGAGGGCGCCAAGAGCCGCTACACGCTCGTCGTCGAACTCGCCCGCCGCGAACGGCTCACCGTACGGCAGCTGATCGGACGGCTGGGCGGCGGACGCGGGCACCTCACCTTCGCCGGCACGCCGGAGCAGGTCGCCGACGCGATCGAGGAGTGGTTCACGCGCGGCGCCGCCGACGGCTTCAACATCATGCCCGCCGTACTTCCCTCCGGCCTCGGTCTGTTCGTCGACCACGTCGTCCCGATCCTGCGTGCCCGCGGCCTGCTCCGCACGGAGTACGGACTGCGCCGGACCCTCCGGGAGCGCTACGGCCTCCCCCGCCCCGCCAACCAGTACCTCACTCCCGCACTCGCCACGGTCTGA
- a CDS encoding ABC transporter permease, with translation MTTTTTTVPVTAAEDTPAVRRRRRRGLAPGKRLPASRLIGPALFLALWAVASAAGQLDPGAIPAPWTVLKTAGHLWTDGTLPTDVRTSLERAGYGFALGLTAGVVLALAAGLSRIGEALIDGTVQLNRAIPTLGLIPLFILWLGIGETFKIAIIAIVVYIPIYLNLHAALSGIDHRYVELAEVQGLSRLQFVRQIVIPGALPGFFVGLRLGVTGSWLSLVVLEQINATSGLGYMMFQAQNYGQSDVILVGLLIYGVFGLLSDSAVRLVERRVLSWRRTLSS, from the coding sequence ATGACGACCACCACGACCACCGTGCCGGTGACCGCCGCCGAGGACACGCCTGCCGTACGGCGCAGGCGGCGCCGCGGCCTCGCTCCCGGCAAGCGCCTGCCCGCCTCCCGGCTCATCGGCCCCGCCCTCTTCCTCGCCCTGTGGGCGGTCGCCTCCGCCGCCGGGCAGCTGGACCCGGGTGCGATCCCGGCGCCCTGGACGGTCCTGAAGACCGCCGGTCACCTGTGGACCGACGGCACGCTCCCCACCGACGTCCGCACCTCCCTGGAACGCGCGGGATACGGCTTCGCGCTGGGCCTGACCGCCGGTGTGGTCCTCGCGCTGGCGGCCGGGCTCAGCCGGATCGGCGAGGCGCTGATCGACGGGACCGTGCAGCTCAACCGGGCGATCCCGACCCTGGGCCTGATCCCGCTGTTCATCCTCTGGCTGGGCATCGGCGAGACCTTCAAGATCGCCATCATCGCGATCGTCGTCTACATCCCGATCTACCTCAACCTGCACGCCGCGCTGTCCGGCATCGACCACCGCTACGTCGAACTCGCCGAGGTCCAGGGCCTGTCGAGGCTCCAGTTCGTCCGCCAGATCGTCATCCCCGGGGCACTGCCCGGCTTCTTCGTTGGGCTGCGCCTCGGGGTGACCGGCTCCTGGCTGAGCCTGGTGGTCCTGGAGCAGATCAACGCCACCAGCGGACTCGGCTACATGATGTTCCAGGCCCAGAACTACGGCCAGTCGGACGTCATCCTGGTCGGCCTGCTGATCTACGGCGTCTTCGGCCTGCTCTCCGACAGCGCGGTCCGTCTCGTCGAACGGAGGGTGCTGTCATGGCGCCGCACACTCAGCAGCTGA
- a CDS encoding mycothiol-dependent nitroreductase Rv2466c family protein: MPETVSTKTPVDFWFDPLCPWAWMTSRWVLEVEKVRDIEVRWHIMSLAVLNEDKLDQLPEEYRDMLATKAWKPIRVVTAAWQKHGEDVLGPLYTALGTRIHNQGEGPTIEAIAGALEDVGLPASLLDYADQENFEFDAELRASHKEGIDKVGQEVGTPVIALPGDDGEQIAFFGPVVTPTPQGEAAARLWDGTLLVASTPGFYEIKRTRTKGPDFSNL; the protein is encoded by the coding sequence ATGCCCGAGACCGTCTCCACCAAGACCCCCGTCGACTTCTGGTTCGACCCGCTGTGCCCCTGGGCCTGGATGACCTCGCGCTGGGTGCTGGAAGTGGAGAAGGTCCGGGACATCGAGGTCCGCTGGCACATCATGAGCCTCGCGGTCCTCAACGAGGACAAGCTGGACCAGCTGCCCGAGGAGTACCGGGACATGCTCGCCACCAAGGCCTGGAAGCCGATCCGGGTGGTCACCGCCGCCTGGCAGAAGCACGGCGAGGACGTCCTCGGCCCGCTCTACACCGCGCTCGGCACCCGTATCCACAACCAGGGCGAGGGCCCGACCATCGAGGCGATCGCGGGCGCGCTCGAGGACGTCGGCCTCCCGGCCTCCCTGCTCGACTACGCCGACCAGGAGAACTTCGAGTTCGACGCCGAGCTGCGCGCCTCCCACAAGGAGGGCATCGACAAGGTCGGCCAGGAGGTCGGCACCCCGGTGATCGCGCTCCCCGGCGACGACGGCGAGCAGATCGCCTTCTTCGGCCCGGTAGTCACGCCCACCCCGCAGGGCGAGGCCGCGGCCAGGCTGTGGGACGGCACGCTGCTGGTCGCCTCGACCCCCGGGTTCTACGAGATCAAGCGGACCCGCACGAAGGGCCCGGACTTCAGCAACCTGTAG
- a CDS encoding amino acid permease has protein sequence MSRTTLDTPPTAPDAHAPLSHGLKQRHLSMIALGGVIGAGLFVGSGAGIAAAGPSIVIAYAVSGLLVMLVMRMLGEMSAAYPSSGSFSAHAERAIGPWAGFTAGWSFWVLLCTAVGLEGIGAAKIVTGWLPGTPEWAWVALFMVVFCVANLAAVKNFGEFEFWFAALKVGAIGLFLVLGVLAVAGVLPGTDSPGTSNLTGQGGFLPHGGEGLVIGLLASVFAYGGMETVTIAAAESQNPVQGVARAVRTAMWRIALFYIGSMAVIVTLVPWDSKEVVEKGPYVAALDHLGIPGAGQLMNVVVFVALLSAMNANIYGSSRIAYSLVERGQGPKALGRVSAGVPRVAVLVSCVFGFVCVLLSYWRPDDVFPWLLNMIGAVILVVWIFIAVSQLLLRRRVEREAPEKLVVRMWLFPALTWVALAGMAAIFVLMARQPDTRVQLYSTGGMTLFLAAVGYAWQRARARR, from the coding sequence ATGTCCCGCACCACCCTCGACACCCCACCCACCGCTCCCGACGCACACGCCCCGCTGTCCCACGGCCTCAAGCAGCGCCATCTGTCGATGATCGCCCTCGGCGGTGTGATCGGCGCCGGTCTGTTCGTGGGGTCCGGCGCGGGGATCGCCGCCGCCGGACCCTCGATCGTGATCGCGTACGCGGTCTCCGGTCTGCTGGTCATGCTGGTGATGCGGATGCTCGGCGAGATGTCTGCCGCGTATCCGTCCTCGGGCTCGTTCTCGGCGCACGCCGAGCGGGCGATCGGACCGTGGGCGGGCTTCACCGCGGGGTGGTCCTTCTGGGTGCTGCTCTGCACGGCCGTCGGACTGGAGGGGATCGGGGCGGCGAAGATCGTCACCGGCTGGCTGCCCGGCACGCCCGAGTGGGCCTGGGTCGCCCTGTTCATGGTGGTCTTCTGTGTCGCGAACCTCGCCGCCGTGAAGAACTTCGGCGAGTTCGAGTTCTGGTTCGCCGCACTGAAGGTCGGCGCGATCGGCCTGTTCCTGGTCCTTGGCGTGCTGGCCGTCGCGGGCGTCCTGCCCGGCACGGACTCCCCCGGCACCTCGAACCTCACCGGCCAGGGCGGCTTCCTCCCGCACGGCGGCGAGGGACTCGTCATCGGCCTGCTCGCGTCGGTCTTCGCGTACGGCGGCATGGAGACGGTCACCATCGCGGCGGCCGAGTCGCAGAACCCGGTCCAGGGCGTCGCGCGCGCCGTCCGTACGGCGATGTGGCGCATCGCGCTCTTCTACATCGGCTCCATGGCGGTCATCGTCACGCTGGTCCCCTGGGACTCGAAGGAGGTCGTCGAGAAGGGCCCGTACGTCGCCGCCCTCGACCACCTGGGCATCCCCGGCGCCGGTCAGCTGATGAACGTGGTCGTGTTCGTCGCGCTGCTCTCGGCGATGAACGCCAACATCTACGGCTCCTCGCGCATCGCCTACTCGCTGGTGGAGCGCGGTCAGGGCCCGAAGGCCCTCGGCAGGGTCTCCGCCGGGGTCCCGCGCGTCGCGGTGCTCGTCTCCTGCGTCTTCGGCTTCGTGTGCGTGCTGCTGAGCTACTGGCGGCCGGACGACGTCTTTCCGTGGCTGCTGAACATGATCGGCGCGGTGATCCTGGTCGTGTGGATCTTCATCGCGGTCTCGCAGCTGCTGCTGCGGCGCCGGGTGGAGCGCGAGGCACCGGAGAAGCTGGTCGTGCGGATGTGGCTGTTCCCGGCGCTGACCTGGGTGGCGCTGGCCGGCATGGCCGCGATCTTCGTCCTGATGGCCCGGCAGCCGGACACCCGGGTGCAGCTGTACTCGACGGGCGGGATGACGCTGTTCCTGGCGGCCGTCGGATACGCCTGGCAGCGGGCACGCGCGCGCCGCTGA
- a CDS encoding superoxide dismutase has translation MPVYTLPELPYDYAALAPVISPEIIELHHDKHHAAYVKGANDTLEQLAEARDKESWGAVNGLEKNLAFHLSGHILHSIYWTNMTGNGGGEPLAVDGLGELADAITESFGSYAGFKAQLTKAAATTQGSGWGVLAYEPLSGRLVVEQIYDHQGNVGQGSVPILVFDAWEHAFYLQYKNQKVDFIDAMWQVVDWQDVARRHEAARSRANVLLPTP, from the coding sequence ATGCCCGTCTACACGCTCCCTGAGCTGCCCTACGACTACGCCGCGCTCGCACCCGTGATCAGCCCCGAGATCATCGAGCTGCACCACGACAAGCACCACGCGGCGTATGTGAAGGGGGCCAACGACACGCTGGAGCAGCTCGCGGAGGCGCGTGACAAGGAGTCGTGGGGAGCGGTCAACGGCCTGGAGAAGAACCTGGCCTTCCATCTCTCCGGCCACATCCTGCACAGCATCTACTGGACGAACATGACCGGGAACGGCGGCGGTGAGCCCCTGGCCGTGGACGGTCTGGGCGAGCTCGCGGACGCGATCACCGAGTCGTTCGGCTCCTACGCCGGGTTCAAGGCGCAGCTGACGAAGGCCGCCGCGACCACCCAGGGCTCCGGCTGGGGCGTCCTCGCCTACGAGCCGCTCAGCGGTCGCCTCGTCGTCGAGCAGATCTACGACCACCAGGGCAACGTGGGGCAGGGCTCGGTGCCGATCCTGGTGTTCGACGCCTGGGAGCACGCCTTCTACCTCCAGTACAAGAACCAGAAGGTCGACTTCATCGACGCGATGTGGCAGGTCGTCGACTGGCAGGACGTGGCCCGGCGTCACGAGGCGGCCAGGTCCCGCGCGAACGTCTTGCTGCCGACCCCCTGA
- a CDS encoding ABC transporter ATP-binding protein — MAPHTQQLTTAPAVQLRGLTRSFDGRTVLDDIDLDLPAGQFTALLGHSGSGKSTLLRAIAGLDHEVAGSGRLTAPERVSVVFQDSRLLPWRRVLDNVLLGTNGKEAAEKGREALAEVGLKGRERAWPNELSGGEAQRAALARSLVREPELLLADEPFGALDALTRIRMHVLLRELWERHRPSVLLVTHDVDEAIVLADRVLVLDRGRIGLDLTIDRPHPRSYREPVLSEYRERLLAALGVTEDHA, encoded by the coding sequence ATGGCGCCGCACACTCAGCAGCTGACCACCGCGCCCGCCGTCCAACTCCGGGGTCTTACGCGGTCGTTCGACGGCCGCACGGTCCTCGACGACATCGACCTCGACCTGCCCGCCGGACAGTTCACGGCCCTGCTCGGGCACAGCGGTTCCGGCAAGAGCACGCTGCTTCGGGCCATCGCGGGCCTGGACCACGAGGTCGCCGGAAGCGGCCGGCTCACCGCTCCGGAGCGGGTGTCGGTCGTCTTCCAGGACTCCCGGCTGCTGCCCTGGCGGCGGGTCCTCGACAACGTGCTGCTCGGTACGAACGGCAAGGAGGCGGCCGAGAAGGGCCGCGAAGCCCTCGCCGAAGTGGGCCTGAAAGGCCGCGAACGCGCCTGGCCCAACGAGTTGTCCGGCGGCGAGGCCCAGCGCGCCGCCCTGGCCCGCTCGCTCGTCCGTGAGCCCGAACTCCTGCTGGCCGACGAGCCGTTCGGCGCGCTGGACGCCCTGACCCGGATCCGGATGCACGTCCTGCTGCGCGAGCTGTGGGAGCGCCACCGGCCCTCCGTGCTGCTCGTCACCCACGACGTGGACGAGGCGATCGTGCTCGCCGACCGGGTGCTCGTGCTCGACCGGGGCCGGATCGGTCTCGACCTGACCATCGACCGCCCCCACCCGCGCTCCTACCGGGAGCCGGTACTGAGTGAATACCGGGAGCGCCTTCTCGCCGCCCTCGGTGTGACGGAGGACCACGCATGA
- a CDS encoding histidine phosphatase family protein: MSTTSMTHSAVSPAASVSTTLLLARHGRTVWHAENRYAGVSDVPLADEGRAQAEALGRWAAAHPVDAVWTSTLSRAVATAEPACRALGLTAHREPALRECDFGVVEGHTLAEFEAENPARAKAFRVDPVSYPFPEAEDPRTAAARGAAVLRRIEAAHQGERVLVVAHNTLLRLVLCSLLSIPLGEYRRVLPRLRNAAITELRMTDGAAALLSLNVPCA; this comes from the coding sequence ATGAGTACGACGAGCATGACCCACAGCGCCGTGAGTCCCGCAGCCTCAGTGAGCACGACCCTGCTGCTCGCCCGGCACGGCCGGACCGTCTGGCATGCCGAGAACCGCTACGCCGGAGTGAGCGACGTCCCCCTCGCCGACGAGGGCCGCGCCCAGGCCGAGGCTCTGGGCCGCTGGGCCGCCGCGCACCCCGTGGACGCCGTCTGGACGTCGACCCTCTCGCGCGCCGTCGCCACGGCCGAGCCCGCCTGCCGCGCCCTCGGTCTCACCGCGCACCGCGAACCCGCCCTGCGCGAATGCGACTTCGGGGTGGTGGAGGGTCATACCCTCGCCGAGTTCGAGGCCGAGAACCCGGCCCGGGCGAAGGCGTTCCGGGTCGACCCGGTGTCGTACCCCTTCCCGGAGGCGGAGGACCCGCGCACCGCGGCGGCCCGCGGGGCGGCCGTCCTGCGCCGGATCGAGGCCGCGCACCAAGGCGAACGCGTCCTGGTCGTCGCCCACAACACGCTGCTCCGGCTGGTGCTCTGCTCGCTGCTGTCCATCCCCCTGGGCGAGTACCGCAGGGTCCTGCCGCGGCTGCGCAACGCCGCGATCACCGAACTGCGCATGACGGACGGGGCCGCCGCGCTGCTGTCGCTCAACGTGCCCTGCGCGTGA